GCGTCGCCCCCACCAGGGCCGCGACCGGCAGCACGCTCAGCGGCGTGACCGACCGGGTGAGGCGCCGCGCGATGTGCGGCGCGATGAAGGCGGTGAAGGCGATCGGGCCGCCCGCCGCCACGGCGACGCCGACGAGCACGAGGGCGATGAGCAGCAGGCCGAGCCGCTGGCGCTCGACGTTCGCGCCCAGCGCGCGGGCGACCTCGTCGCCGAGCTGCAGGACCTGGAGCTGGCGGGCGAGCAGGAGCGCGAGCGGCACGAGCACGGCGACCGTCCCGAGCAGCGGCCAGACGTGGTCCCAGTCGCGGCCGTTGAGCGAGCCGACGATCCAGATGTAGGCCAGCGCGGCGTCGAGGACCTGGCCCTGCGTGAGCACCCAGGCGATGCCGGCCTGCAGGACCGCGGCCACGCCGATGCCGACGAGCACCAGGCGATAGCCCTGCATCCCGTTGCGCCACGCCAGCGCGTACAGCACGACGCCGGCGACGAGCGCACCGGCCAGCGCGGCGCCCGGGACCGCGTACGTCGCGGTCGAGTCGAACAGGACGATGAACGACACCGCCGCGAGCGCCGCGCCGTGCGAGACGCCGATGATGTCCGGCGCCACGAGCGGGTTGCGCGAGATGTCCTGGAAGATCGCCCCGGCGACGCCGAGCGCGACGCCGATGAGCAGCGCCACGAGCGCGCGCGGCAGGCGCAGGTCGACGACGACGAAGCTCGTCGCCTCGTCGCCGGCGCCGACGAGCGCCTTGAGGACGTCCAGCGGCGCGATGTCGAGCTCGCCTCGGCCGACGTCGACCGTGAGGGCCGCCAGCATCGCGACGGTCAGGGCGGCACCGACCACGACCGCGCGCGGCTCGAAGCGCAGCGACAGCGGCCCGCGGCGCAGGGCGACCTTGTGGGCGCGGGCGCTCACAGCTCGCTGAGCCTCCGGCGGCGCACGAGCCAGATGAAGAACGGCGCGCCGATGAGCGCGGTGATGATCCCGACCTCGAGCTCGTCGGGACGCGAGACGACGCGGCCGGCGACGTCGCCGACGAGCAGGAGCGTGGCGCCGAGGACGATGCTGAACGGGATGACCCAGCGGTAGTCGGGGCCGACCAGGGCGCGGGCGACGTGCGGGACGGTGAGGCCGACGAAGCCGATGGGACCCGCTGCGGCGACCGCGCCGCCGGCGAGCAGGACGAACCCGAGGGCAGCCCAACCGCGCGAGCGGTCGACGTGGTGGCCGAGGGACCGGGCGACCTCGTCGCCCATCGCCAGCGCGTTGAGCGAGCGGCCGCACAGCAGGGCGATCGCCAGGCCGGTGAGCATGAACGGCGCGACCGCGGTCAGCACCTCGGTGTCGCGGCCGGCGATCGAGCCGACGATCCAGAAGCGGAACTCGTCGAGCGTCTGGGCGTCGAAGACGAGGATCGCGCTCGTGAGCGCGGTGAGCAGGGCGGTGAGCACCGCGCCGGCGAGCGCGAGCTTGACGGGCGTCGCGCCGCCGCGACCGGTCGCCCCGAGCAGGTAGACGAGGACCGACGCGAGCGCCGCGCCCAGCAGGGCGAAGCCGGCGTAGGCGACCGGCGCGCTGATGCCCAGCACGCTGATGGCGGCGACGACGGACAGCGCGGCGCCGGAGTTGATGCCCAGGATCTGCGGCTCGGCCAGCGGGTTGCGCGTGACGCCCTGCATCAGCGCGCCGGCGGCACCGAGCGCGCCGCCGACGAGCACGCCGAGCTCCGTGCGCGGGATGCGCAGGTCGTGGACGATCGCGTGGGCGTCGGTGTCGTCGCGCGAGACGAGCGCCTCCCACACCTCGCGCAGCGGGATGTCCAGCGAGCCGATGGCCAGCGAGGCGGCGCACGCGGCGAGCAGGACGACCAGCGCGGCGGCCAGGCCGGCGGTCCGCGCGCCGGGGGACCGCAGCAGCGCCCCGGTGCGCGGGCGGGCGACGGACGGCGTGGTGGTCGGGGCGGCGACGGCCATCGAGGGCGGCGCGACCAGGGACCGGTGCTTCGGGTGCCCTAAGTCGCAGCGCCCGTCAGGCTAGCCTAACTCCCACCAGCGTGGTCGGAGATGCTCTCGAGGTAGGCCAGCACCGCCAGCACGCGGCGGTGGTCGTCCGACGAGGGCGGCAGGTCGAGCTTGCTGAGGATCGCGTTGATGTGGTTGCTCACCGACTTCTCCTCGATGACCAGCCGGGCGGCGATCGCGGCGTTCGAGCGGCCCTCGGCCATGACGGCCAGGACCTCGCGCTCGCGCGGCGTCAGCTCGT
The DNA window shown above is from Conexibacter sp. SYSU D00693 and carries:
- a CDS encoding iron ABC transporter permease is translated as MAVAAPTTTPSVARPRTGALLRSPGARTAGLAAALVVLLAACAASLAIGSLDIPLREVWEALVSRDDTDAHAIVHDLRIPRTELGVLVGGALGAAGALMQGVTRNPLAEPQILGINSGAALSVVAAISVLGISAPVAYAGFALLGAALASVLVYLLGATGRGGATPVKLALAGAVLTALLTALTSAILVFDAQTLDEFRFWIVGSIAGRDTEVLTAVAPFMLTGLAIALLCGRSLNALAMGDEVARSLGHHVDRSRGWAALGFVLLAGGAVAAAGPIGFVGLTVPHVARALVGPDYRWVIPFSIVLGATLLLVGDVAGRVVSRPDELEVGIITALIGAPFFIWLVRRRRLSEL
- a CDS encoding iron chelate uptake ABC transporter family permease subunit, with translation MSARAHKVALRRGPLSLRFEPRAVVVGAALTVAMLAALTVDVGRGELDIAPLDVLKALVGAGDEATSFVVVDLRLPRALVALLIGVALGVAGAIFQDISRNPLVAPDIIGVSHGAALAAVSFIVLFDSTATYAVPGAALAGALVAGVVLYALAWRNGMQGYRLVLVGIGVAAVLQAGIAWVLTQGQVLDAALAYIWIVGSLNGRDWDHVWPLLGTVAVLVPLALLLARQLQVLQLGDEVARALGANVERQRLGLLLIALVLVGVAVAAGGPIAFTAFIAPHIARRLTRSVTPLSVLPVAALVGATLVCVADTAGRLLFSPDEIPVGIVTSIIAAPYFLYLLSRANRLGVTG